The proteins below come from a single Chryseobacterium capnotolerans genomic window:
- a CDS encoding DMT family transporter, producing the protein MKDYKLIFAVLTVAFVWGTTFLAIRMAVETIPAWFVAGIRQFLASIIMLILLLSRKEFKWIGWKSLGYQIIFATLMLVIANGMTTVAEETVSSSLASLISACSPILVFLGSVAVGLQKFSIRAFLGVLMCFSGILFIFWDGLQDLANPDYRMGMIFLFCAISGWASGTIFTKKLNIQSGNITLNLFYQFLFAGIVQMILAFLFSENYNFGNWTLKSISAMLYLSIFGSVAAFFAFHYALTKISPVQVSILAYINTIIAIFLGWLIMDEQISMKFILAAALIICGVFIINYKPEMFRRQKAA; encoded by the coding sequence TTGAAAGATTATAAACTTATTTTCGCCGTTCTCACCGTTGCTTTTGTATGGGGAACTACATTTTTAGCCATACGTATGGCTGTGGAAACTATTCCGGCGTGGTTCGTAGCCGGAATCCGTCAGTTTCTGGCCTCAATCATTATGCTGATTCTCCTTCTTTCAAGAAAGGAATTCAAATGGATTGGCTGGAAAAGTTTAGGCTATCAGATTATTTTTGCCACCTTAATGCTGGTCATCGCTAACGGAATGACTACTGTTGCTGAAGAAACCGTATCAAGCAGCCTGGCCTCTCTTATCAGTGCCTGCTCCCCTATTCTGGTCTTCTTAGGAAGTGTAGCTGTTGGTTTACAAAAGTTCAGCATCCGTGCTTTTCTTGGTGTTTTGATGTGTTTCAGCGGCATTCTGTTTATTTTCTGGGATGGTCTGCAGGATCTGGCCAACCCCGATTACAGGATGGGTATGATCTTCCTTTTCTGTGCTATTTCAGGATGGGCCTCAGGAACGATTTTTACCAAGAAACTCAATATCCAAAGCGGAAATATCACTCTGAACCTGTTTTACCAGTTCCTGTTTGCAGGCATTGTTCAAATGATCCTTGCTTTTCTATTTTCGGAGAACTATAACTTCGGAAACTGGACCTTGAAAAGTATTTCAGCGATGTTATACCTTTCTATTTTTGGTTCTGTAGCTGCTTTTTTTGCATTCCATTATGCTTTAACTAAAATTTCTCCTGTACAGGTTTCCATATTGGCTTATATCAATACCATTATTGCCATATTCCTGGGCTGGCTGATTATGGATGAACAAATTTCAATGAAATTTATTCTTGCTGCTGCATTAATCATTTGTGGTGTATTCATCATTAATTATAAACCGGAAATGTTCAGAAGACAGAAAGCTGCATAA
- a CDS encoding cation:proton antiporter, with protein MILLSIHNLSLPIEDPVLKFLLVLIIILAAPLLLNKIKVPHLLGLIIAGAIIGPNGFNVLSRDSSIVVTGTTGLLYIMFLAGLEIDMGDFKKNKWKSLGYGGYAFIFPFILGYLGAYYLLDFSMLTSVLFASLFSSQTLITYPLISKLGIAKNQAVNITVGGTMITDIATLLVLAVVVGMVQGDVGTSFWVKLSVSFILFALIVLILFPIIGRWFFKKVEDKISQYIFVLVMIYLAAMLAELAGVEAIIGAFFAGLALNRLIPHTSSLMNRVEFVGNAIFIPFFLISVGMLIDFTVFFKSFETLKVAAIMLVASIGGKYISAVITQKTFKFTKEEGRLIFGLSSASAAATLATVMVGYNIILSETETGEPIRLLNEHVLNGSILLILISCTISSFISMSSAQKIAESDNEDTVSGDSHEEESILLAINHEETVERMVNLGILIKAHSNTEDLFALNVINEDKNESSVKNAEKLLHQAAHTAAAADVKLQALKRYDNDVINGINNVIKEQKITDLIIGLEDEKGFSPSFVYNLYNGYLQNDDVNVLVYHAAQPLSTIKKYAVMIPENAHKEAGFFHALLRVWNIARNSGATVVFYTPENILDILQKIIKKANIEAEFIIMNTWQDGEKTAAQLKDDEALIIFMAKRGMQSYIPRMRLIPELLNRYLSDNNYLLIFPFSEYDKNSPEIRSVGNHGDFVEIGNVIQKIFK; from the coding sequence ATGATTTTACTGAGTATACACAACCTGAGCCTTCCCATAGAGGATCCGGTACTGAAGTTCCTATTAGTACTGATTATCATCCTTGCGGCTCCCTTATTACTGAATAAAATTAAGGTTCCACACCTTCTGGGCCTTATCATTGCAGGAGCTATTATCGGCCCCAATGGATTTAATGTATTATCCAGAGACAGCAGTATTGTAGTGACCGGAACTACCGGACTTCTTTACATTATGTTTTTAGCTGGATTGGAAATCGATATGGGAGATTTCAAAAAAAACAAATGGAAAAGTCTGGGGTATGGAGGATATGCATTTATCTTTCCATTTATCTTAGGATATCTGGGCGCTTATTATCTTCTGGACTTTTCAATGCTAACCTCCGTTTTGTTTGCCAGCCTGTTTTCTTCGCAGACTCTTATTACTTATCCTCTTATCAGTAAACTGGGAATTGCAAAAAACCAGGCAGTTAATATTACTGTGGGAGGAACGATGATTACAGACATTGCTACATTATTGGTATTGGCCGTAGTGGTTGGAATGGTTCAGGGAGATGTCGGCACCTCATTTTGGGTTAAATTATCTGTTTCTTTCATTCTTTTTGCCTTGATTGTCTTGATTCTATTTCCCATCATAGGACGTTGGTTTTTCAAAAAGGTAGAGGATAAAATTTCACAATATATTTTTGTATTGGTGATGATCTATCTGGCAGCTATGCTTGCTGAACTTGCCGGTGTAGAAGCTATTATCGGGGCTTTCTTTGCCGGATTGGCATTAAACAGATTAATTCCTCACACTTCTTCTTTGATGAACAGGGTAGAATTTGTAGGAAATGCTATATTCATTCCTTTCTTTTTGATCAGCGTCGGAATGCTGATTGATTTTACTGTATTTTTCAAAAGTTTTGAAACGCTAAAAGTAGCAGCCATTATGTTGGTTGCATCCATCGGTGGTAAATATATCTCTGCAGTAATCACTCAAAAAACGTTTAAATTTACAAAGGAAGAGGGAAGACTTATCTTCGGGTTAAGTTCTGCTTCTGCCGCTGCAACGCTAGCCACAGTGATGGTAGGTTATAATATTATTCTTTCCGAAACTGAAACTGGAGAACCCATAAGATTATTGAATGAACATGTATTGAACGGAAGTATCTTATTGATTCTGATTTCGTGTACGATTTCATCATTTATTTCCATGTCCAGTGCTCAAAAAATTGCCGAGTCAGATAATGAAGACACTGTTTCCGGAGACAGCCATGAGGAGGAAAGTATCCTATTGGCTATCAATCATGAAGAAACTGTGGAGAGAATGGTTAATCTGGGAATTCTGATTAAAGCACATTCCAATACAGAAGATCTTTTTGCCCTAAATGTCATCAATGAAGATAAAAATGAATCTTCCGTGAAGAATGCTGAAAAACTGCTTCACCAGGCGGCTCATACAGCAGCAGCGGCTGATGTTAAATTACAGGCTCTTAAAAGATATGATAATGATGTTATCAATGGAATAAACAATGTTATCAAAGAACAAAAAATCACGGATCTGATTATCGGATTGGAAGATGAGAAAGGCTTTTCACCATCTTTTGTTTATAATCTTTATAATGGCTACCTTCAGAATGATGATGTGAACGTATTGGTATATCATGCTGCACAGCCTCTTTCAACCATTAAGAAATACGCTGTGATGATTCCTGAGAATGCCCATAAAGAAGCAGGATTCTTCCATGCACTCTTAAGGGTTTGGAATATCGCCAGAAATTCCGGAGCGACTGTTGTTTTTTATACCCCGGAGAACATTCTGGATATTCTTCAGAAGATCATTAAAAAAGCCAATATAGAAGCTGAATTCATCATTATGAATACATGGCAGGATGGTGAAAAAACTGCAGCTCAGCTAAAAGATGATGAAGCATTGATTATTTTTATGGCTAAACGTGGGATGCAGTCTTATATTCCTCGTATGAGGCTTATTCCGGAACTTCTAAACAGATATCTAAGTGATAATAATTACCTTTTGATCTTCCCATTCTCCGAATATGATAAAAACAGTCCTGAAATACGTTCTGTAGGCAATCATGGAGATTTTGTGGAAATCGGAAATGTGATTCAGAAAATATTTAAGTAA
- a CDS encoding sulfite exporter TauE/SafE family protein, whose amino-acid sequence MSEIIILFFGAISAGLLGSLTGLGGGVIIIPLLTLGFGVPMHYAIGASLISVIGTSSGAAVAFVKEGFTNMRIGMFLEIATTAGAIVGALVSGMLNPNTIGIIFASILLLTVVLNLKGKPDHQEPLIHGSLEEKLKLYGTFPDKGILKSYSARNTVPGFLMMMFAGAMSGLLGIGSGALKVLAMDNMMKLPFKVSTTTSNFMIGVTAVASALIYFQRGEIIPVIAAPVLIGVVIGSFIGSKTLMVSKTKKLKVFFAIVITILSVYMMYNGINKSFR is encoded by the coding sequence ATGTCAGAAATCATCATACTCTTCTTTGGCGCTATTTCTGCGGGCCTTTTAGGCTCACTTACAGGGCTTGGAGGAGGGGTTATTATTATTCCTTTATTAACGCTGGGATTCGGCGTTCCAATGCATTATGCAATCGGTGCTTCTCTTATTTCTGTGATCGGAACTTCTTCCGGTGCTGCGGTAGCTTTTGTAAAAGAAGGTTTTACCAATATGAGAATTGGGATGTTTCTCGAAATCGCCACCACTGCCGGAGCTATTGTAGGAGCTTTGGTTTCAGGAATGCTTAATCCGAATACCATAGGAATTATTTTCGCAAGTATTCTTCTTTTGACCGTTGTTTTAAATTTAAAAGGAAAACCTGACCATCAGGAGCCTTTAATCCATGGAAGCCTTGAAGAGAAGCTTAAGCTTTACGGAACTTTTCCGGATAAAGGAATACTGAAAAGCTATTCTGCAAGAAATACAGTGCCTGGATTTTTGATGATGATGTTCGCAGGAGCTATGTCCGGGTTATTAGGTATTGGATCTGGGGCATTGAAGGTATTGGCAATGGATAATATGATGAAGCTGCCATTCAAAGTTTCTACAACGACCAGTAATTTTATGATTGGGGTAACAGCTGTAGCCAGTGCATTGATCTACTTCCAAAGAGGGGAAATTATCCCTGTAATTGCAGCTCCCGTACTGATTGGAGTGGTAATAGGAAGTTTTATCGGTTCCAAAACCCTAATGGTTTCTAAAACGAAAAAATTAAAAGTATTTTTCGCCATTGTGATTACCATCCTTTCGGTGTATATGATGTATAACGGTATCAACAAAAGCTTCAGATAA
- a CDS encoding 5-(carboxyamino)imidazole ribonucleotide synthase, translating to MKIGILGGGQLGRMLIQSALKYDDEFYTLDPASDAPCHNISYFTQGNFNNYETVLNFGKDKDVVTIEIEHVNADALAELEKQGIKVVPNASIIKTIQQKILQKEFYKVHDIPSPEFQVVWNSDEKIMMPLPFVQKMNTGGYDGKGVQVIKTEDDYQHLWKEASVIESLVDIDKELSVIVARNERGETNTFPVTEMVADPKLNLLDFNVCPVLLTEDVQNQIDVITQKFLNAVNSPGLFAIELFLDKEGKVWVNETAPRLHNSGHQSQEGNTNSQFEQMYRVVKNLPLADTDAITYSGMLNLVGAEGYAGKVVYEGMEDVLKLPETYIHLYGKTETKPGRKMGHINVLADSREELMEKLVMVKGMVRVISE from the coding sequence ATGAAAATAGGAATTCTGGGAGGCGGACAGCTGGGAAGAATGTTGATACAAAGTGCTTTGAAGTATGATGATGAATTTTATACTCTGGATCCAGCTTCTGATGCACCATGCCATAATATCTCATATTTTACTCAGGGAAATTTCAATAATTATGAGACTGTTCTGAACTTTGGAAAAGATAAGGATGTAGTAACCATTGAAATAGAACACGTCAATGCGGATGCTTTGGCTGAACTTGAAAAGCAGGGAATCAAAGTGGTTCCTAATGCAAGTATCATCAAGACCATTCAGCAAAAGATCCTTCAGAAGGAATTTTATAAAGTTCACGATATCCCGAGCCCGGAATTTCAGGTAGTATGGAACAGTGATGAAAAGATCATGATGCCACTACCTTTTGTTCAGAAAATGAATACAGGCGGTTATGACGGAAAAGGGGTACAGGTGATTAAAACAGAAGATGATTATCAACATCTATGGAAAGAAGCTTCAGTGATTGAAAGCCTTGTAGATATTGATAAAGAGCTTTCTGTAATCGTAGCCAGAAATGAAAGAGGAGAAACCAATACTTTCCCGGTAACGGAAATGGTGGCTGATCCAAAACTTAATCTTTTAGACTTCAATGTATGTCCGGTTTTGCTTACTGAAGATGTTCAGAACCAGATTGATGTTATTACTCAGAAGTTTTTAAACGCAGTAAATTCTCCGGGACTTTTTGCCATTGAATTATTCCTTGATAAAGAAGGGAAGGTTTGGGTGAATGAAACAGCTCCGAGACTGCATAATTCAGGACACCAGAGCCAGGAAGGAAATACCAATTCACAGTTTGAACAGATGTACCGTGTGGTAAAGAATCTTCCTCTAGCGGATACGGATGCTATTACGTATAGCGGAATGCTGAATCTGGTAGGAGCAGAAGGCTACGCAGGAAAAGTAGTATACGAAGGAATGGAAGACGTTTTGAAGTTACCTGAAACTTATATTCATTTATATGGAAAAACTGAAACCAAACCGGGTAGAAAAATGGGGCACATCAATGTTCTTGCAGATTCCAGAGAAGAGCTTATGGAAAAGCTTGTGATGGTGAAGGGAATGGTGAGAGTGATTTCTGAATAA
- a CDS encoding pyridoxamine 5'-phosphate oxidase family protein, with product MNTTHTEKKAKPVTPKVKELIERSKSLILATVDAEGNPNSSYAPFVQVGNTFYILVSFMARHTKNLSEGRKTSIMFIEDESATKQIYARERLTIEAATSQIERESETWTHAVTKLKETHGKVVDVISEMGDFILIALQPVKGSYVNGFGSAYFVDANLEIIEHRNDANHQSK from the coding sequence ATGAATACTACTCATACAGAGAAAAAAGCAAAGCCTGTTACTCCTAAGGTAAAAGAGTTAATTGAGAGATCAAAAAGTCTAATCCTGGCTACTGTAGATGCAGAAGGAAATCCTAATTCCAGCTATGCACCGTTTGTACAGGTTGGTAATACATTTTATATCCTGGTTTCTTTTATGGCAAGGCACACTAAAAATCTTTCTGAAGGAAGAAAAACTTCAATCATGTTTATTGAAGATGAGTCTGCTACCAAACAGATCTATGCCAGAGAGCGTTTAACAATAGAAGCAGCCACTTCACAGATTGAAAGAGAGTCTGAAACATGGACTCATGCGGTAACAAAATTAAAAGAGACTCACGGAAAAGTGGTGGATGTCATTTCTGAAATGGGAGATTTTATCTTAATTGCTTTACAGCCGGTAAAAGGTTCTTATGTAAACGGATTTGGAAGCGCTTATTTTGTAGATGCCAATCTGGAAATTATAGAGCATAGAAATGATGCGAATCATCAGTCGAAATAA
- a CDS encoding DUF1543 domain-containing protein, translating to MKLFYVILGATPKGRNIEQHDVFFGIAESLKDLVPDMKAFWKEAEGKIHLDCHQEVRFANGYEVKIVEKGENTSEDQLFFLNLGGYKPGFFEEFHEQHLMVGQSMGEIVKRAKATEFYKTMGFEGAVSHIDDKHGVDIDDIFNVNDILPEAMKEKYSIVLTKSDAENQENPMGLGYLKIDKIQ from the coding sequence ATGAAATTATTTTATGTGATCCTTGGTGCAACCCCTAAAGGAAGAAACATAGAGCAGCATGACGTTTTTTTTGGGATTGCTGAAAGTCTGAAGGACTTGGTTCCGGATATGAAAGCCTTCTGGAAAGAAGCGGAAGGAAAGATCCACTTAGATTGTCATCAGGAAGTAAGGTTTGCTAATGGTTACGAAGTGAAGATCGTTGAAAAAGGTGAAAACACCTCAGAAGATCAGTTGTTCTTCCTTAATTTAGGAGGATATAAGCCCGGTTTTTTTGAAGAATTTCATGAGCAGCATCTGATGGTAGGGCAATCGATGGGAGAGATCGTGAAGAGAGCTAAAGCAACAGAATTTTATAAAACTATGGGATTTGAAGGAGCTGTAAGCCATATTGATGATAAACATGGAGTGGATATTGATGATATTTTTAATGTGAATGATATTCTTCCGGAAGCTATGAAAGAAAAATATTCTATTGTTCTTACAAAATCGGATGCTGAAAATCAGGAAAATCCAATGGGACTGGGGTATTTAAAAATTGATAAAATTCAATAA
- a CDS encoding SH3 domain-containing protein translates to MKTKKIFLLTAALSVQLSFAQFAKIVDKDGYVNIRENADANSKIVGKINSDEIVYIFDPNDKNWANVSNGYVHNSRLKYIESYQKVPSIARDAGKAVFKSGNIKVNITSGKFNFKENEKDFTSTLYGDFYKEQQVWGLDGTIPKTHYLSITAQIGDKTIQIPAKEFENLFQVNNKSTNCYYDRINDTLYISMLNSDGAGAYVALFTIEKGEYKGRTLEIPF, encoded by the coding sequence TTGAAAACAAAGAAGATATTCCTTTTAACAGCCGCTTTAAGTGTACAATTATCATTTGCTCAGTTTGCAAAGATTGTAGATAAAGATGGTTATGTGAACATAAGGGAAAATGCAGATGCCAACAGTAAGATTGTTGGGAAGATCAATTCGGATGAGATTGTTTATATATTTGATCCTAATGATAAGAATTGGGCTAATGTAAGCAATGGTTATGTTCATAATTCAAGGCTGAAATATATAGAATCCTATCAAAAAGTTCCATCTATTGCACGTGATGCCGGCAAAGCTGTCTTTAAGTCAGGAAACATTAAAGTAAATATTACTTCCGGAAAGTTTAATTTTAAAGAAAATGAAAAAGATTTCACCTCAACACTATATGGTGATTTCTATAAAGAACAGCAGGTATGGGGACTAGACGGAACCATTCCTAAGACCCACTATCTTTCCATTACTGCACAAATTGGAGATAAAACCATTCAGATTCCTGCCAAGGAGTTTGAAAACCTGTTCCAGGTCAATAATAAATCTACGAACTGTTATTACGACCGCATCAATGATACTTTATACATTTCAATGCTGAATTCCGATGGGGCTGGTGCTTATGTTGCCCTTTTTACTATTGAAAAAGGAGAATATAAGGGAAGAACGCTGGAAATTCCTTTTTAA
- the ahcY gene encoding adenosylhomocysteinase, which produces MSTTTQYVPYKVKDISLAEWGRKEITLAEAEMPGLMAIREEYGPSQPLKGARIAGCLHMTIQTAVLIETLVALGAEVTWSSCNIFSTQDHAAAAIAAAGIPVYAWKGLNEEEFDWCIEQTLFFGEDRKPLNMILDDGGDLTNMVFDKYPEFTKDIKGLSEETTTGVHRLYERMKNGTLVMPAINVNDSVTKSKFDNKYGCKESAVDAVRRATDVMLAGKRVVVCGYGDVGKGTAASFRGAGSIVTVTEIDPICALQAAMDGYEVKRLDTVVDNADIIITTTGNFNIVRGEHFLKMKDKAIVCNIGHFDNEIDMAWLNQNYGQTKSEVKPQVDIYTIEGKEVIILAEGRLVNLGCATGHPSFVMSNSFSNQTLAQIELWNNSTAYKNEVYMLPKHLDEKVAALHLKKLSVELETLSPEQAEYIGVDVKGPFKPEYYRY; this is translated from the coding sequence ATGAGTACAACAACACAATACGTTCCTTATAAAGTTAAGGATATCTCCCTTGCAGAATGGGGAAGAAAAGAAATTACCCTTGCAGAAGCAGAAATGCCAGGTTTGATGGCTATCCGTGAAGAGTACGGACCATCTCAACCGCTTAAAGGAGCAAGAATCGCTGGATGTCTTCACATGACGATCCAAACGGCTGTGCTTATCGAGACATTGGTAGCTTTAGGAGCTGAAGTTACCTGGTCATCTTGTAATATTTTCTCTACACAGGATCACGCTGCTGCAGCTATTGCGGCTGCAGGAATTCCGGTTTACGCCTGGAAAGGTTTAAATGAAGAAGAATTTGACTGGTGTATTGAGCAGACTTTATTCTTTGGAGAAGACAGAAAGCCATTGAACATGATCCTTGATGATGGTGGAGATTTAACAAACATGGTTTTTGATAAATACCCTGAATTCACAAAAGATATCAAAGGTCTTTCTGAAGAAACCACTACCGGAGTTCACAGGCTATATGAAAGAATGAAGAACGGAACTTTGGTAATGCCTGCTATCAACGTAAACGACTCTGTAACTAAATCTAAATTCGACAACAAATACGGATGTAAAGAATCTGCAGTAGATGCTGTAAGAAGAGCTACTGACGTCATGTTAGCTGGAAAAAGAGTCGTAGTTTGCGGATACGGAGACGTAGGTAAAGGTACTGCTGCTTCTTTCAGAGGAGCTGGTTCTATCGTTACTGTTACTGAAATTGACCCAATCTGTGCGCTTCAGGCTGCAATGGACGGTTATGAAGTAAAAAGATTGGATACTGTGGTAGATAACGCAGATATCATTATTACTACAACAGGTAACTTCAACATCGTAAGAGGAGAGCACTTCCTTAAGATGAAAGATAAAGCAATCGTTTGTAACATTGGTCACTTCGATAACGAAATCGATATGGCTTGGTTAAACCAAAACTACGGTCAGACTAAATCTGAAGTGAAGCCTCAGGTAGATATCTATACCATCGAAGGAAAAGAAGTAATCATCCTTGCAGAAGGAAGACTGGTAAACCTTGGATGTGCTACAGGTCACCCAAGTTTCGTAATGTCTAACTCTTTCTCTAACCAGACTTTGGCGCAGATCGAGCTATGGAACAATTCTACAGCCTACAAAAACGAAGTATATATGCTACCTAAGCACTTAGACGAAAAAGTAGCTGCTTTACACCTTAAGAAATTAAGCGTAGAGCTTGAGACACTTTCTCCTGAGCAAGCTGAGTATATCGGAGTAGATGTAAAAGGCCCATTCAAGCCAGAATACTACAGATATTAA
- the yiaA gene encoding inner membrane protein YiaA translates to MKKQRVSNAFVAASWVALGAGMIGYIVGLARAEMQLNEKGYYFTILLYGLFAVVSLQKAVRDRLENIQVTDIYYGICWFATLSSIVLLAIGLWNATILPSEKGFYAFAFLLALFGAIAVQKNTRDNMLQE, encoded by the coding sequence ATGAAAAAACAAAGAGTATCAAATGCATTTGTCGCAGCCTCTTGGGTCGCATTGGGAGCAGGAATGATCGGCTATATCGTAGGTCTTGCAAGAGCAGAAATGCAGCTGAATGAAAAAGGTTACTATTTTACAATCTTATTATATGGTTTATTTGCCGTTGTATCTTTACAGAAAGCAGTTCGTGACAGATTAGAAAATATCCAGGTAACGGACATTTATTATGGCATCTGTTGGTTTGCTACCTTATCCTCTATCGTATTGCTGGCGATTGGACTTTGGAATGCCACCATACTCCCAAGTGAAAAAGGATTTTATGCCTTCGCTTTCCTTTTGGCGCTATTTGGTGCTATTGCCGTTCAGAAAAATACCCGAGACAATATGCTTCAGGAATAA
- the purE gene encoding 5-(carboxyamino)imidazole ribonucleotide mutase yields MVGIIMGSQSDLPIMEQAANFLKSLDIPYELTVVSAHRTPERMFDYAKTAQDRGLKVIVAGAGGAAHLPGMVASCTTLPVIGVPILSSNSIDGWDSVLSILQMPGGIPVATVALNGALNAGILAAKIIGSGNEEVAAKLQKYQDSLKDKVLGTVEDIKAQHPNHFDQ; encoded by the coding sequence ATGGTAGGTATTATTATGGGCAGTCAGAGTGATCTGCCGATCATGGAACAGGCTGCAAATTTCCTTAAAAGCCTGGATATTCCTTATGAATTGACTGTAGTTTCGGCTCACAGAACACCAGAAAGAATGTTTGATTATGCAAAGACGGCTCAGGATAGAGGTCTTAAAGTAATTGTTGCCGGAGCAGGAGGAGCGGCTCATCTTCCGGGAATGGTGGCAAGCTGTACAACACTTCCGGTAATTGGAGTTCCTATTTTATCCAGCAATTCTATTGATGGATGGGATTCTGTACTTTCAATTCTTCAGATGCCTGGTGGGATTCCGGTGGCTACCGTAGCGTTAAATGGTGCATTGAATGCAGGGATTTTAGCCGCTAAAATTATTGGAAGCGGAAATGAGGAAGTGGCTGCAAAACTTCAAAAATATCAGGATTCTTTGAAAGATAAAGTATTGGGGACTGTGGAAGATATCAAAGCACAGCATCCTAATCACTTTGATCAATAG
- a CDS encoding 4'-phosphopantetheinyl transferase family protein, giving the protein MPLYRDFSDDNATILVWKYDESEELDINELLEPENAEKVKDYHPKKLLEVLMVRKLLKGLKPDSKILYNEREPFLSPKDAEISITHSFPFAAIAISNNKIGIDVEKFNPKILRVIDKFTYENERGFIPDDKADTFYTIIWSVKESMYKIHHSKYWSLKKNYEVKPFELKHLHKISCRVYDEQFSDEFKARVEFFDDYCFTIVEE; this is encoded by the coding sequence ATGCCCCTTTACAGAGATTTTTCAGATGATAATGCCACAATTTTAGTTTGGAAGTATGATGAAAGTGAAGAACTTGATATCAACGAACTTCTTGAACCGGAAAATGCTGAAAAAGTAAAGGATTACCATCCTAAAAAACTATTAGAAGTATTGATGGTTCGTAAGCTTCTGAAAGGGTTAAAGCCTGACTCTAAAATTCTATACAACGAGAGAGAACCTTTTCTTTCTCCCAAGGATGCAGAAATCTCCATCACCCATTCTTTCCCGTTTGCAGCCATTGCTATTTCTAACAATAAAATAGGAATAGATGTTGAAAAATTCAATCCCAAGATTTTAAGGGTGATTGATAAATTCACCTATGAAAACGAACGAGGTTTTATTCCTGATGATAAAGCTGATACTTTTTACACCATTATCTGGAGTGTAAAGGAGAGTATGTACAAGATTCATCATTCCAAATACTGGTCTTTGAAGAAAAATTATGAAGTGAAACCTTTTGAGTTGAAACATCTTCATAAAATCAGCTGTCGTGTATACGATGAACAGTTTTCAGATGAATTTAAGGCCAGAGTGGAGTTTTTTGATGACTACTGCTTTACGATTGTGGAGGAGTAG